In a single window of the Pseudomonadota bacterium genome:
- a CDS encoding 2-oxoacid:ferredoxin oxidoreductase subunit beta: protein MDTNSASASMTAKDFMSGVKPVWCPGCGDFAVLSAVAKTLAELKLEPHNVAVISGIGCSSRIPAYVNSYGFHGLHGRALPLAIGLKVARPDLTVIAAGGDGDGFSIGGNHFLHACRRNVNMTYIVMDNQVYGMTKGQASPTTEPDWQRGKLTPGGPGINPFRPLVVALASGANFIARSFTGDPNYTAQILVEAVKHPGFSFVQLLSPCVTFREEQRNWKKVVRKVELEPTGDPAQAARRLMTDTGFNLGVLYKGDRRVYAPEQKMTVEGVADLEKEFYV from the coding sequence ATGGACACCAATTCCGCATCTGCCAGCATGACTGCAAAGGACTTCATGTCCGGCGTGAAGCCGGTCTGGTGTCCCGGCTGTGGCGATTTCGCCGTACTTTCCGCGGTTGCCAAAACGCTGGCTGAACTCAAACTGGAACCGCACAACGTTGCGGTGATCTCGGGCATCGGTTGCTCATCGCGCATCCCCGCCTACGTCAACAGCTATGGCTTTCACGGCCTGCACGGTCGTGCGTTACCACTGGCCATCGGGTTGAAGGTGGCCCGTCCCGACCTCACCGTCATCGCCGCCGGCGGCGACGGCGACGGGTTCTCGATCGGTGGCAACCATTTCCTGCATGCCTGCCGCCGTAATGTGAACATGACCTACATTGTGATGGATAATCAGGTCTATGGAATGACCAAAGGCCAGGCCTCGCCGACCACTGAACCCGACTGGCAGCGCGGCAAACTGACTCCTGGCGGACCGGGTATCAACCCCTTCCGTCCGCTGGTGGTGGCATTGGCGTCAGGCGCCAATTTCATCGCCCGAAGCTTCACGGGAGATCCCAACTACACCGCGCAAATTCTCGTGGAAGCCGTAAAACATCCCGGATTCTCCTTTGTCCAGTTGTTAAGTCCCTGCGTCACATTCCGCGAGGAGCAGCGCAACTGGAAAAAGGTAGTTCGTAAAGTTGAACTTGAACCCACCGGCGATCCCGCGCAAGCAGCGCGCCGCCTGATGACCGACACCGGTTTTAATCTAGGCGTTCTCTACAAGGGTGACCGCCGCGTTTACGCGCCCGAACAAAAGATGACTGTCGAAGGTGTGGCCGATCTTGAGAAGGAGTTCTACGTATGA